The following coding sequences lie in one Spirosoma sp. KUDC1026 genomic window:
- a CDS encoding alpha/beta fold hydrolase produces MAIHRVNTLLKLLFMILCCHSMSSAQVTDSLLSKARQQGQGRLLPVENKYQLWVEEAGTGDTDLLILPGGPGDSHKGYVPFLHNLAERGVRVHILNMVDCGLSDRTQDSNYWNLANYIRDIDSVCKQLGLKKFYLLGHSFGGLIALEYAKQHPTALQGVIVSNMTDSWSGLIQNAGDCLDSLLSHNSEGQQITQQMQSIDSTSAIFRQLANRYDSLSGQLFNQFTNLAKSDVTPALQPLYSSPDTLIGKNLDVYRYFWQSQEINDWDFRPFLSQLQLPVLVMGSGRDHALTATDMTRMKASLPNATLAFYPQAGHVPFWTEDDRYFQPLLTFLKTKR; encoded by the coding sequence GTGGCAATACACCGCGTAAATACTTTATTAAAGCTCCTCTTTATGATCCTGTGCTGCCACTCCATGAGCAGCGCTCAGGTAACCGACTCACTACTCAGTAAGGCAAGGCAACAAGGACAGGGGCGGCTCTTACCTGTAGAAAACAAGTATCAGCTTTGGGTAGAAGAAGCCGGCACCGGCGACACGGATTTACTCATTTTGCCCGGCGGACCCGGTGATAGCCATAAGGGATACGTACCTTTTCTTCATAACCTGGCTGAGCGGGGTGTTCGCGTCCATATTCTGAACATGGTCGATTGTGGCTTATCAGATCGAACGCAAGACTCGAACTACTGGAATCTAGCAAATTACATCCGGGATATAGACAGCGTCTGTAAGCAGCTAGGTTTAAAAAAATTTTACCTGTTAGGCCATTCGTTTGGTGGCCTGATTGCCCTGGAATACGCTAAGCAGCATCCAACCGCGTTACAGGGTGTTATTGTATCCAACATGACGGATAGCTGGTCTGGTTTAATCCAAAATGCAGGCGACTGTCTGGACAGCTTACTATCGCATAACTCTGAAGGTCAACAGATTACTCAACAAATGCAGTCGATTGACAGTACGTCAGCCATATTTCGTCAACTGGCGAATCGATACGATAGCTTATCCGGACAGTTGTTTAATCAATTCACTAACCTAGCCAAATCGGACGTAACCCCAGCGCTGCAACCGCTCTACTCCTCACCGGATACACTGATCGGAAAAAACCTAGACGTGTACCGCTACTTTTGGCAGTCGCAGGAAATCAATGATTGGGATTTCAGGCCATTCTTAAGCCAGCTCCAGTTACCTGTTTTAGTAATGGGTAGCGGTCGGGATCACGCTCTTACGGCTACAGACATGACTCGCATGAAGGCAAGTTTACCGAATGCCACTTTAGCTTTTTATCCGCAAGCAGGTCACGTCCCATTTTGGACGGAGGACGACCGTTACTTCCAGCCGCTGTTGACCTTTCTAAAGACCAAGAGGTAA
- a CDS encoding ATP-binding protein, which produces MLIRNRLTIIFTLLAMAIQVTLSLLVWYFYSLYRQEEFYSRLEAKARVTGRVLISRRHLHDDFFKNMVRTDLLSIVEEQISIYDSRHNLVFTNRTLKDSDYYKEKIENLVTSNSLVEFKNGHLESIMLLFQDRGQRFYIFASGYDRIGFAKLGTLQQILLLANLLGFALIVLAGWYFSGRVLKPISQIVDEVEQITATRLDKRVDERNRRDEIAQLAMTFNQMLFRLEDAFVSQRSFVSHASHELRTPLTNVLGTLETSLRYDQNPADWRDSMEIAVDELKRVIALTNGLLGLAKVTGSTLTLTSTQVDDCLLTALGQIQSKYPGRNLPLQFVTTEEEAFTIKGNMMLLITAFLNVLDNACKYSDDAVSVLLEARNDQITVVVTDKGVGIAETDVAHILTPLYRGKNVGSVPGYGIGLAVTQKIVELHQGSLQIASSVDQGTTVTMILPRYNQTA; this is translated from the coding sequence ATGCTTATTCGCAATCGCCTGACGATTATCTTCACCCTGCTGGCTATGGCTATCCAGGTCACGCTGTCGCTGCTGGTGTGGTATTTTTATTCACTCTACCGGCAGGAGGAATTTTACAGTCGGCTGGAAGCTAAAGCCCGGGTTACCGGGCGAGTGCTGATCTCCCGTCGGCACCTGCACGACGATTTCTTCAAGAACATGGTCCGTACCGACCTGCTGTCTATCGTGGAGGAGCAGATCAGTATTTACGATAGTCGGCATAACCTGGTCTTTACCAATCGCACGCTGAAGGACAGCGATTATTACAAAGAGAAGATCGAGAACCTGGTAACCAGTAATTCACTGGTTGAATTCAAAAATGGTCATCTCGAATCGATCATGCTGTTGTTTCAGGATCGGGGTCAGCGGTTCTATATTTTTGCCTCAGGCTACGACCGGATTGGTTTTGCCAAACTGGGGACACTGCAGCAGATTCTGCTGCTCGCTAACCTGCTTGGGTTTGCCTTGATTGTACTGGCTGGCTGGTATTTTTCCGGACGGGTGCTGAAGCCTATTTCGCAGATTGTGGACGAAGTCGAGCAAATTACGGCCACTCGGCTGGATAAGCGTGTCGACGAGCGAAACCGACGCGACGAAATTGCCCAGCTGGCTATGACCTTCAACCAGATGCTGTTTCGACTGGAGGATGCGTTTGTGTCTCAGCGCAGTTTTGTGTCTCATGCGTCTCACGAGTTACGTACGCCACTGACCAACGTTCTGGGAACGCTGGAAACCTCTCTTCGGTATGATCAAAATCCAGCCGACTGGCGTGACAGTATGGAGATCGCCGTCGACGAACTGAAGCGGGTGATTGCTCTGACAAATGGGTTACTGGGCCTCGCCAAGGTTACAGGCAGTACCCTCACGCTGACCAGCACGCAGGTTGACGATTGTTTGTTGACGGCCCTTGGGCAGATTCAGTCAAAATATCCGGGTCGTAACCTGCCGCTTCAATTCGTGACAACTGAAGAAGAGGCATTTACGATAAAAGGGAACATGATGCTGCTGATAACGGCGTTTCTGAACGTACTCGACAACGCCTGTAAGTATTCCGACGATGCGGTTTCCGTGCTTTTGGAAGCAAGGAATGACCAGATTACCGTAGTCGTAACTGATAAGGGAGTGGGCATTGCCGAAACGGACGTTGCCCATATCCTGACTCCGTTGTACCGGGGGAAAAACGTAGGTAGTGTCCCCGGTTATGGCATCGGCCTGGCCGTTACGCAGAAAATCGTAGAGTTACACCAGGGAAGTTTACAGATTGCATCCAGCGTCGACCAGGGAACTACCGTTACCATGATATTGCCGCGTTACAACCAAACTGCCTGA
- a CDS encoding response regulator transcription factor codes for MKVLLVEDEERLASFIRKGISAEGYEVDVAFDGRTGLSLFRQNSYDIIILDVNLPHINGFELCRLIREENEAVPVLMLTALDSLADKSDGFNAGADDYLAKPFEFQELLLRLRALTRRNGSRPKQVLQLADLELNLDAKTVTRAGKRIDLTTREYALIEYLMLNKGKIISRVDIGERVWSLNFDNNTNIIDVYISYLRKKIDKDFSPKLLHTIVGMGYVLRED; via the coding sequence ATGAAAGTCCTTTTGGTTGAAGACGAAGAGCGGTTGGCATCCTTTATTCGCAAGGGCATATCGGCAGAAGGTTATGAAGTCGACGTCGCTTTTGATGGACGTACCGGCCTGTCGCTGTTTCGTCAAAATAGCTACGACATCATCATCCTGGATGTTAATCTGCCGCACATCAATGGCTTTGAGCTGTGTCGGCTGATCCGGGAGGAGAACGAAGCGGTACCGGTGCTGATGCTGACCGCCCTGGATAGTCTGGCCGACAAATCGGATGGCTTCAACGCGGGGGCCGACGACTACCTGGCAAAACCCTTCGAGTTTCAGGAACTGCTACTACGGCTCAGGGCGCTGACGCGCCGAAACGGTTCCCGGCCGAAACAGGTGCTTCAACTGGCTGATCTGGAACTGAATCTGGATGCGAAGACTGTAACGCGGGCCGGCAAACGGATCGACCTGACAACCCGCGAATACGCTCTGATTGAATACCTGATGCTGAATAAGGGTAAAATCATTTCGCGGGTAGACATCGGTGAACGGGTCTGGAGTCTGAATTTTGATAACAACACGAATATTATTGACGTGTATATCAGTTACCTGCGTAAGAAAATCGACAAGGATTTTTCGCCGAAACTGCTGCATACCATTGTCGGTATGGGGTACGTCCTGCGCGAAGATTAG
- a CDS encoding M20 family metallopeptidase, translated as MIVTSSSDMFIRFRQELHRYPDVSGQEVETQQRIKTFVQQFNPVFIREVGGTGLLLQYGTDTTGPVTLIRADTDALPIQEVNTFGHQSTKPGVSHKCGHDGHTTILARVASLLTGKPLKGRVYLLFQPAEETGQGAQAVLNDPLFDIIPPDQVTPDRVTPDRIFPDRVTPDRVFALHNLPGFEQGVIVCKPGPFTASVLSMIVTFTGKGWAAFLLSGLLVQIG; from the coding sequence ATGATTGTAACCAGCAGCAGCGACATGTTTATCCGGTTTCGGCAGGAGCTACACCGCTACCCGGACGTATCGGGTCAGGAAGTAGAGACCCAGCAACGGATTAAAACATTTGTCCAGCAATTTAATCCCGTTTTTATCCGCGAAGTCGGTGGTACGGGGTTGCTACTGCAGTACGGCACGGATACGACGGGGCCGGTTACACTGATCCGGGCCGACACGGATGCGCTACCCATTCAGGAGGTCAATACGTTCGGCCATCAATCGACAAAGCCCGGTGTTTCACACAAGTGCGGCCACGATGGGCACACCACTATCCTGGCCCGTGTTGCCTCACTACTGACCGGGAAACCCCTCAAGGGCCGGGTTTATCTACTGTTCCAGCCCGCCGAAGAAACCGGACAGGGCGCCCAAGCCGTTCTGAATGATCCGCTGTTTGATATTATTCCCCCTGATCAGGTCACGCCAGACCGGGTCACGCCAGACCGAATCTTTCCTGACCGGGTCACGCCTGACCGGGTCTTTGCGCTTCACAACCTGCCGGGGTTCGAGCAGGGGGTTATCGTTTGCAAACCGGGACCATTTACGGCGTCGGTGTTGAGTATGATTGTAACGTTTACGGGCAAGGGGTGGGCTGCATTTCTTCTAAGCGGCCTTCTCGTCCAGATTGGTTAG
- a CDS encoding sugar phosphate isomerase/epimerase family protein, translated as MTTRRRFIHQVSALTLGGLALPQFINAEGLLPTATYPIGIQLFTLFGAMNEDPKETLRKVAAAGYKEVESAFSLRPGQNYYGYSAKEFKALVEDLGMKWRAHHAMGAPFRPRPAATPPAGGPPAGAGQQPARPAMDFSKMPPMLSLRDNYQQLVDQAAEGGLSYLVCASTPVATMDEIKKSIEVFQKTGEACKKAGIGFAYHNHATEFDAVEGSTKTPYELILSQTDKDLVKMELDLAWAVKAGKDPVALFKEQPGRFPLWHIKDIKDDRKTITEVGNGIVNFKQAFAAAKTAGLTYFFVEQDMAADPIASITTSYNNLKKILA; from the coding sequence ATGACTACCCGACGTCGATTTATTCATCAGGTCAGCGCTCTAACGCTGGGCGGTCTTGCCTTGCCTCAGTTCATTAACGCAGAGGGCCTTTTACCGACAGCTACGTACCCGATTGGCATTCAGTTGTTCACGCTGTTTGGAGCCATGAACGAAGACCCCAAAGAAACCCTTCGAAAAGTTGCCGCTGCGGGCTACAAGGAAGTGGAATCCGCTTTTAGTCTGCGACCCGGCCAGAACTATTACGGTTACTCGGCCAAGGAATTTAAGGCGCTGGTTGAAGACCTGGGCATGAAATGGCGGGCCCACCACGCTATGGGTGCGCCGTTCCGTCCCCGCCCGGCCGCCACTCCACCAGCGGGAGGACCACCGGCCGGCGCTGGACAGCAACCAGCCCGTCCGGCTATGGATTTCTCTAAAATGCCGCCTATGCTTAGTCTCCGCGATAACTATCAGCAGTTAGTCGATCAGGCGGCCGAGGGGGGACTCTCCTATCTGGTCTGCGCCAGCACGCCCGTCGCCACGATGGACGAGATCAAAAAATCCATCGAGGTATTCCAGAAAACCGGCGAAGCCTGCAAGAAGGCAGGTATTGGTTTTGCGTACCACAACCACGCAACCGAATTTGATGCAGTAGAAGGGAGTACCAAAACACCGTATGAACTGATTCTGTCGCAAACCGATAAGGACCTGGTCAAGATGGAGCTAGACCTGGCCTGGGCCGTCAAGGCCGGAAAAGATCCCGTTGCCCTGTTTAAGGAGCAACCGGGCCGATTCCCGCTCTGGCACATCAAAGACATCAAGGACGATAGAAAGACCATTACCGAAGTAGGTAACGGTATCGTCAATTTTAAACAGGCATTTGCGGCCGCGAAAACGGCGGGGCTGACATACTTCTTTGTTGAACAGGACATGGCTGCGGACCCCATCGCCAGCATCACAACGAGCTACAATAACCTGAAAAAAATTCTGGCCTGA
- a CDS encoding PQQ-dependent sugar dehydrogenase — protein sequence MKPNNYVSEKWPARWRNTASLAASALLLTGLASFMAQDESGKPDETRFTPVVVAEDLDEPMTFEVTKDGTAYIIERKGGLKKYDPTTQTVNLIATIPVNTKYTSKEGKVSEAEEGLMGLSLDPDFEQNHWIYLYSAHPTESKHILTRWELRDDKLVESSQKVVLEVPTQREVCCHTGGGMTWDRTGNLYLTVGNNTGNQQAAQTDEREGRSSWDDQGHAGNTNDLRGKILRIHPEANGTYTIPEGNLFPKGTDKTRPEIYSMGHRNPWRISIDSQTGYLYWGEVGPDATNDSEIGPRGYDELNQGRKPGNFGWPWFVGNRQAFPVYDYAAQKPLAKKDPDKTINSSPNNTGLTELPPVAPSFIYYPYGASEEFPLVGTGSRSATGGPIYHQADFKGAKRPWPAYYEGKWLATDFSRGWIMSITMDADGNYKSMERILPSYHPVEPIDMKFGPDGDLYVLEYGSNWFRKSDNARLVRIEYNGGNRKPLVQASASRQGGNVPLQLTLSADGSKDYDGDALTYQWKVTSPGMAPRTLTGMSPSVTFDKPGVYSAQLTVTDSHGAANSQSIRIIAGNEAPAVALNLSSNRTFFFPDQPIQYAVNVSDKEDGGLAGATVSTAKGVPGKISPARVAMSINYTSEGFDYAEVMQAQRSVDASTQFAVAQALINQSDCKVCHQIATKSVGPAFTAVAAKYRGNTSAVDKLVTKIRQGGVGTWGDVAMPGHPAMSVADAQTLVHYILNIDQKTLSSLPLQGDYVVKLPEGDNGKGSVLIRAAYTDRGGLQKAAKPVPSQTSEQMIVLRSPQVNVTTAPIKQGVDVKSDRAEKIMAYAKSYLGFRQFDLTTIKRLQLDATAQRREGSAGGTIEVRIDSPTGPIIAEKVIELAPEVDMAKLMAQMESGNSAKPASTSASAGSAPGAAGGKAPAPANPFARPPVFLTLKPTEGVHDLYFVFKNDQAKAIQPLMSLANIKFLNSDK from the coding sequence ATGAAACCTAACAACTACGTATCTGAGAAGTGGCCTGCCCGCTGGCGGAATACGGCCTCTTTGGCAGCCTCTGCGCTGCTGCTCACCGGTTTAGCCTCGTTTATGGCGCAGGACGAATCCGGCAAACCCGACGAAACCCGCTTTACGCCCGTTGTTGTGGCTGAAGATCTGGACGAACCCATGACGTTTGAGGTGACTAAAGACGGCACAGCTTACATCATTGAGCGCAAGGGAGGCCTCAAGAAATACGACCCAACGACCCAAACGGTTAACCTGATTGCCACTATCCCGGTCAATACCAAATATACATCCAAAGAAGGCAAGGTATCGGAGGCCGAAGAGGGATTGATGGGGTTATCGCTCGATCCTGACTTTGAGCAGAACCACTGGATTTATCTCTACTCCGCCCATCCCACCGAGTCAAAACACATCCTGACCCGCTGGGAACTGCGCGACGACAAACTGGTCGAATCGTCGCAGAAAGTGGTACTGGAAGTACCCACTCAACGCGAAGTATGCTGCCATACGGGGGGCGGTATGACGTGGGACCGGACCGGGAATCTGTACCTGACGGTTGGCAACAACACTGGCAACCAGCAGGCCGCGCAGACCGACGAGCGGGAAGGCCGTAGTAGCTGGGACGATCAGGGGCACGCGGGCAATACCAACGATCTACGCGGAAAAATTCTGCGTATTCATCCCGAAGCTAACGGTACGTATACGATTCCAGAAGGCAATCTCTTTCCCAAAGGCACGGACAAAACCCGGCCCGAAATCTATTCGATGGGCCACCGGAACCCCTGGCGCATCAGCATCGACAGCCAGACGGGCTACCTGTACTGGGGCGAGGTGGGTCCCGACGCAACAAACGACTCAGAAATTGGTCCGCGGGGGTACGATGAGCTGAATCAGGGGCGTAAGCCTGGTAACTTCGGCTGGCCCTGGTTCGTGGGGAACCGGCAGGCATTTCCGGTCTACGACTATGCAGCCCAGAAGCCGCTGGCAAAAAAAGACCCGGACAAAACCATTAATTCTTCGCCTAACAACACCGGTCTGACCGAGTTGCCACCCGTCGCGCCGTCGTTTATTTACTACCCGTACGGGGCGTCGGAGGAGTTTCCGCTGGTGGGCACCGGCTCGCGGTCGGCAACGGGTGGACCGATCTACCACCAGGCCGATTTTAAAGGTGCGAAACGTCCCTGGCCGGCGTATTACGAAGGCAAGTGGCTGGCGACTGATTTTTCCCGGGGCTGGATCATGTCTATTACGATGGATGCCGACGGTAACTATAAAAGCATGGAACGCATCCTCCCCAGCTACCATCCTGTTGAGCCGATTGATATGAAATTCGGTCCTGACGGCGACCTGTATGTGCTGGAATACGGTAGTAACTGGTTCCGCAAGAGCGACAACGCCCGGCTGGTACGTATCGAGTATAACGGCGGCAATCGTAAACCGCTGGTGCAGGCTTCGGCCAGCAGGCAGGGCGGGAACGTACCCCTGCAACTAACTCTTTCCGCCGATGGCAGCAAAGATTACGATGGTGACGCCCTAACCTACCAATGGAAAGTTACCTCCCCCGGTATGGCTCCTCGTACTCTGACGGGCATGAGTCCGTCTGTTACGTTTGACAAACCCGGCGTTTATTCGGCGCAATTAACCGTTACCGACTCGCACGGAGCGGCCAACAGCCAGTCAATCCGTATCATTGCCGGTAATGAAGCGCCAGCCGTAGCGCTCAACCTGAGCAGCAACCGAACGTTCTTCTTCCCGGATCAGCCCATTCAGTACGCGGTCAATGTTTCCGACAAGGAAGATGGTGGTCTGGCCGGCGCAACGGTGTCAACGGCTAAGGGCGTTCCCGGCAAGATCAGTCCGGCGCGGGTGGCGATGAGCATCAACTACACCTCAGAGGGTTTCGACTACGCCGAAGTGATGCAGGCGCAACGTAGCGTCGATGCATCCACGCAGTTTGCTGTCGCGCAGGCGCTTATCAACCAGAGCGACTGCAAAGTCTGTCACCAGATTGCGACTAAATCAGTAGGACCAGCGTTCACGGCGGTAGCGGCAAAGTATCGGGGCAATACCAGCGCCGTTGATAAGCTGGTTACGAAAATTCGGCAGGGGGGCGTAGGTACCTGGGGCGACGTAGCGATGCCAGGGCATCCGGCCATGTCGGTGGCCGATGCGCAGACGCTGGTTCATTACATTCTCAACATTGACCAGAAAACCCTCAGCAGCCTTCCCCTGCAGGGAGATTATGTCGTTAAATTACCCGAAGGCGACAACGGCAAGGGCTCTGTACTGATCCGGGCGGCCTATACCGACCGGGGTGGGCTTCAGAAAGCCGCCAAACCAGTTCCCTCGCAAACGTCGGAGCAGATGATTGTGTTGCGGAGTCCCCAGGTCAACGTAACAACTGCGCCCATCAAACAGGGCGTCGATGTAAAAAGCGACCGGGCTGAAAAAATCATGGCCTACGCCAAAAGCTACCTGGGTTTCCGCCAGTTTGATCTGACCACGATCAAGCGGCTGCAACTGGATGCCACTGCCCAACGGCGGGAAGGCAGCGCGGGAGGCACCATTGAAGTCAGAATCGACTCGCCCACGGGGCCAATCATTGCCGAGAAAGTTATTGAACTGGCCCCTGAGGTTGACATGGCCAAACTGATGGCTCAGATGGAGTCCGGCAACAGTGCCAAGCCAGCCAGCACCAGCGCCAGCGCGGGCAGTGCACCGGGGGCGGCTGGCGGAAAAGCCCCCGCTCCGGCGAATCCCTTTGCTCGCCCACCGGTCTTCCTAACGCTGAAGCCGACCGAAGGTGTCCATGATCTTTATTTCGTTTTCAAGAATGATCAGGCTAAAGCCATTCAGCCACTCATGTCGCTGGCGAACATCAAATTTTTGAACAGCGACAAGTAA
- a CDS encoding VOC family protein, whose amino-acid sequence MAKMIFVNLPVKDLNRSVEFFTKLGYTFNAQFTDENATCMVLSDTIYVMLLVEDFFKTFTNKDLTDATKSTEVILSLSAESREAVDELVKKAVDAGATLIKEPIDQGFMYGHGFQDLDGHLWETMWMDPSAVH is encoded by the coding sequence ATGGCTAAGATGATCTTTGTAAACCTGCCCGTTAAAGACCTGAACAGATCGGTCGAGTTTTTTACCAAACTTGGGTACACCTTCAACGCGCAGTTTACGGATGAGAACGCAACCTGCATGGTGCTCAGCGACACGATTTACGTAATGCTGCTGGTTGAGGATTTTTTCAAAACGTTCACCAATAAGGACCTTACGGATGCCACCAAAAGCACGGAGGTCATCCTGAGTCTGTCGGCCGAAAGTCGGGAAGCTGTCGATGAACTGGTTAAAAAGGCCGTTGATGCCGGGGCTACCCTCATCAAAGAACCCATCGACCAGGGATTTATGTACGGCCATGGTTTTCAGGATCTGGATGGCCACCTCTGGGAAACCATGTGGATGGATCCATCGGCTGTTCACTAA
- a CDS encoding DoxX family protein: METSANLPRGQSEQQTGMTPKTIKIVYWILTILFSVAMLMDGIAGVVREETGQQVMRQLGYPVYILTIVGTAKILGVVALLQPWFRTIKEWAFAGFTINFVGAMASWAVVSDDRTTLLPPLFMLVFLFVLYYFWTKYEPR; encoded by the coding sequence ATGGAAACAAGTGCAAATCTACCAAGGGGGCAGTCGGAACAACAAACCGGCATGACACCGAAAACCATCAAAATCGTCTACTGGATCCTGACGATTCTCTTTTCTGTGGCGATGCTGATGGACGGCATAGCGGGTGTTGTCCGCGAGGAAACCGGCCAGCAGGTTATGCGACAACTGGGCTACCCGGTCTACATTCTGACCATTGTGGGCACGGCGAAAATTTTGGGCGTAGTGGCTCTGCTGCAACCCTGGTTTCGGACAATCAAAGAATGGGCGTTCGCCGGTTTTACGATCAACTTCGTCGGGGCCATGGCGTCCTGGGCGGTTGTGAGCGACGACCGGACTACGCTGCTGCCGCCCCTGTTCATGCTGGTTTTCCTGTTCGTACTCTACTATTTCTGGACCAAATACGAGCCGCGATAA
- a CDS encoding GlxA family transcriptional regulator, with translation MKHVSILVPQGAVLGSVEGPRQVLTEVNKYLKSVGKSALFNVQLVGLTESVPAAGGKYTVFTDAQTSTIRKTDLIIIPALDGDLQRSIETNQAFLPWIVDQYQRGAEVGSLCVGAFLLASTGLLNGRQCATHWMAAHQFKNLFPEVQLVEDRIITDEQGLYSSGGAFSYLNLILYLIEKHAGRHVAVFMSKAFQIEIERNSQSPFIIFHGQKEHGDEAIRKAQEHIENNLEERITVDQLASLFAIGRRNLERRFKKATANSVVEYIQRVKIEAAKMRLESSRENINEVMYGVGYTDPKAFRSTFKRITGLSPIEYRQKYNREALIG, from the coding sequence ATGAAACACGTATCGATTCTGGTCCCGCAGGGTGCTGTTTTAGGCAGCGTCGAAGGGCCTCGCCAGGTGCTTACAGAGGTTAACAAATATCTGAAGAGCGTTGGAAAATCAGCGTTGTTCAACGTACAACTGGTTGGCCTGACGGAGTCCGTACCGGCGGCCGGTGGCAAATACACGGTGTTCACCGACGCGCAGACCAGTACAATTCGGAAGACCGACCTCATCATCATTCCTGCCCTGGACGGCGATCTGCAAAGGAGCATTGAGACGAATCAGGCGTTTCTTCCCTGGATTGTTGATCAGTACCAGAGGGGCGCCGAAGTAGGCAGTCTCTGCGTCGGCGCTTTTCTTCTGGCGTCAACCGGTTTGTTGAACGGCCGTCAGTGTGCTACCCACTGGATGGCAGCCCATCAATTCAAAAATTTATTCCCGGAGGTTCAGCTGGTCGAAGATCGGATCATCACCGACGAACAGGGGCTCTATTCCAGCGGGGGGGCTTTCTCCTACCTGAATCTGATTTTATACCTGATCGAAAAACACGCGGGACGGCACGTAGCGGTGTTTATGTCGAAAGCCTTCCAGATCGAAATCGAACGGAACAGCCAGTCGCCATTCATCATCTTTCACGGTCAGAAAGAGCACGGCGACGAAGCCATCAGGAAGGCGCAGGAACATATTGAAAACAACCTGGAGGAACGTATTACGGTCGATCAGTTAGCCAGCCTGTTCGCCATTGGCCGCCGGAATCTGGAACGACGCTTCAAAAAAGCAACGGCCAACTCGGTGGTTGAATACATCCAGCGCGTTAAGATCGAAGCGGCTAAAATGCGGCTGGAATCGTCCCGCGAAAATATCAATGAGGTTATGTACGGCGTGGGCTATACCGATCCAAAAGCTTTTCGTAGTACGTTCAAACGAATCACGGGTCTGTCGCCCATCGAGTACCGGCAGAAGTATAATCGAGAAGCCTTGATTGGTTGA